In the Cytophagales bacterium genome, one interval contains:
- a CDS encoding glycosyltransferase: protein MINPKISIITPSYNQAQYIEQTIQSVINQNYPNLEYIIIDGGSTDNTLEIIKKYEKHVNYWISEPDTGQSNAINKGLKKAKGDIITWINSDDLLAPNALHMAQQYFMDYPAIMLIHGKTILFNDQNDKEILKGAEEEDLKYKYLAYMPFPQPSSFFRKQVVEKLGYLDESLDYGMDFDLLVRITLNYDILKVGNIFSKYRLHNTSKSISENIKFAHDWVRVFSKILRSFDFTEEFINALKILNLYHYCDDGYTVTKKYKKEDMGKAFLYFLKAQINNYYHNLYLDKAKQIALFVKKYNYDFYKSHNFNQINWRAKWLGEGMIKFLRRFTR from the coding sequence ATGATCAATCCTAAAATATCCATCATCACCCCATCCTACAATCAGGCACAATATATAGAGCAAACCATTCAATCTGTTATCAATCAGAATTATCCTAACCTGGAATATATTATTATTGATGGCGGAAGTACTGATAATACTTTAGAAATTATAAAAAAATATGAAAAGCATGTCAATTACTGGATAAGTGAACCCGATACAGGTCAAAGTAACGCCATCAATAAAGGACTAAAAAAAGCCAAAGGCGATATAATAACCTGGATCAATAGCGATGATCTTTTAGCGCCCAATGCATTACATATGGCTCAGCAATATTTTATGGATTATCCTGCAATAATGCTCATCCATGGGAAAACAATTCTCTTTAATGATCAAAATGACAAAGAAATATTAAAAGGGGCCGAAGAGGAAGACTTAAAATACAAGTATCTGGCCTACATGCCTTTTCCACAACCTTCTTCTTTCTTTAGAAAGCAAGTAGTTGAAAAACTCGGTTATCTTGATGAATCGCTTGACTACGGGATGGATTTTGATTTATTGGTAAGAATAACTTTGAATTATGATATTCTAAAAGTGGGAAATATATTTTCTAAATACAGATTACACAACACAAGTAAATCAATTTCAGAAAATATCAAATTCGCACACGATTGGGTAAGGGTATTTAGTAAAATACTCAGATCATTCGATTTCACCGAAGAATTTATTAATGCCCTGAAAATACTTAATTTATATCATTATTGTGATGATGGTTACACAGTTACTAAAAAATACAAAAAGGAAGATATGGGAAAGGCATTCTTATATTTTTTGAAAGCACAAATAAATAATTATTATCATAATTTATATTTAGATAAGGCGAAACAAATAGCTCTTTTTGTAAAAAAATATAATTATGATTTCTATAAAAGTCACAATTTCAATCAAATCAATTGGCGGGCGAAATGGCTAGGTGAAGGTATGATCAAATTTTTGAGGCGTTTTACAAGATAA
- a CDS encoding FkbM family methyltransferase, whose amino-acid sequence MGKKNACIMNLFKIIAKYAIKFCLFPFQINQFIYYYVKDNFFTNPSEHLFRTVNLIKKRKTDLKGSVIIDIGCANGDTSLFFAKHYKDLKVYSYEPYLKLFEFAKLKCSNYKNIILKNMALGEKQGNAILNVTENSLSSSLNELNDFQINLFPDEHKSKFQLVEKQNVEVTTVDKEFDNAKNILLIKIDTQGTELSILKGAIISLLKTRYVLLEMNNHEIYQDGCQYHQVDEFLRNNSFKLADLVVSFRNQGKVEEYDALYENIL is encoded by the coding sequence ATGGGCAAAAAGAATGCTTGTATTATGAACCTATTTAAGATTATTGCTAAATATGCAATCAAATTTTGTTTATTTCCCTTTCAAATCAATCAATTTATCTATTATTATGTTAAAGATAACTTTTTTACAAATCCTTCAGAACATTTATTCAGAACAGTAAATTTAATAAAAAAGCGAAAAACCGATTTAAAAGGATCGGTAATAATAGATATTGGTTGTGCAAATGGTGATACTTCCCTGTTTTTTGCAAAGCATTACAAAGATTTGAAAGTTTATAGTTACGAACCCTATCTTAAATTATTTGAATTTGCAAAATTAAAGTGTAGTAATTATAAAAATATTATACTAAAAAACATGGCTTTAGGTGAAAAACAGGGCAACGCCATATTAAATGTTACCGAAAATAGTTTATCATCCTCATTAAATGAATTAAATGATTTCCAAATAAATTTATTCCCGGATGAACATAAATCAAAATTCCAGCTTGTAGAAAAACAAAATGTTGAAGTTACAACAGTTGATAAAGAATTTGATAATGCCAAAAATATTTTATTGATTAAAATAGATACACAAGGTACCGAATTATCAATTTTAAAAGGAGCAATAATATCTCTTTTAAAAACCAGATATGTATTACTAGAAATGAACAATCATGAAATTTATCAAGATGGATGTCAGTATCATCAGGTAGATGAATTTCTTAGAAACAACTCCTTTAAGTTAGCAGACCTGGTGGTCTCATTTAGAAACCAAGGTAAGGTTGAAGAATATGATGCATTGTATGAAAATATCTTATGA
- a CDS encoding DUF2029 domain-containing protein, producing MKYLIKFINNAADKLILFISKKSRVDGRVVLLLVITLYFIAIYVSSFFMDYTNFWQYFGVPAAKTLFLDLNINISIFECYRKGYDVLSTNPCHPYHENYSYPRMWLLFSYLPFSYDNIIAIAIGIVTIFYVFTFWLIGKLNVNEGIYYGLIMCSPPIMLAVERCNPDLFIFILCALSVLIVKKKYTVFWSCTFLMLASFLKLYPFATIAAFFNERRKPSLILFFVLLSIGIIYIFFNLQDIIYISHLLKEKYWSISVATQYGCLVFLNLLDYYPIFHNIFSLIPIKIIAYATIAVLILTLLFIVKKQKSALLNKVNLFEESGHSGSTRSLQKDHFFSFKIGACIYIGTFLIGNNFDYKFIFLIFAIPQLLAWVKYNNVTQHSCSDNNVIRTPTMLALIGIIITFWSYVLFGKFYFFLYTLIEEFINWYIFAYLIFMMIHTLPLWAKRMLVL from the coding sequence ATGAAATATTTAATAAAGTTTATCAATAACGCTGCAGATAAATTGATACTTTTTATCTCTAAGAAATCCAGAGTTGATGGCAGGGTGGTTTTATTATTAGTAATAACATTATATTTTATTGCAATATATGTTTCATCTTTTTTTATGGATTACACCAATTTCTGGCAGTATTTTGGTGTGCCTGCAGCAAAAACTTTATTTTTGGATTTAAACATCAATATTTCAATTTTTGAGTGTTATAGAAAAGGATATGATGTATTAAGCACTAACCCATGTCATCCTTATCATGAAAATTATTCTTACCCAAGAATGTGGCTTCTTTTTTCATATCTCCCTTTTTCGTATGATAACATTATTGCTATAGCTATTGGAATTGTTACCATATTTTATGTTTTTACTTTTTGGTTAATTGGTAAATTAAATGTCAATGAAGGAATATATTATGGTTTAATAATGTGTTCACCTCCGATCATGCTGGCAGTAGAACGTTGTAATCCTGACTTGTTCATTTTTATATTATGTGCTCTTTCTGTTTTAATTGTCAAAAAAAAATATACTGTTTTTTGGTCATGTACATTTTTGATGCTTGCTTCATTTTTAAAATTATATCCATTTGCAACAATCGCAGCATTTTTTAATGAGAGAAGGAAGCCATCATTGATCCTTTTTTTTGTTTTACTTTCTATTGGCATCATTTATATTTTTTTCAACCTGCAGGATATTATTTACATAAGTCATCTTCTTAAGGAAAAGTATTGGTCAATATCTGTAGCAACGCAATATGGCTGCCTTGTTTTTTTAAATTTATTGGATTACTATCCCATATTTCATAATATATTTTCTTTGATACCTATAAAAATAATTGCTTACGCTACAATAGCTGTTCTCATATTAACATTATTGTTTATAGTAAAAAAGCAAAAATCGGCCTTGCTCAATAAAGTAAATCTTTTTGAAGAATCCGGGCACTCAGGGAGTACCCGGAGCCTTCAAAAAGACCATTTTTTCAGCTTTAAAATAGGCGCTTGTATTTATATCGGCACATTTTTGATCGGAAATAATTTTGACTATAAATTTATTTTCTTAATATTTGCTATACCCCAGCTATTAGCTTGGGTAAAGTACAACAATGTAACACAACATTCATGTAGTGACAATAATGTAATAAGAACACCTACAATGCTTGCGCTGATAGGTATTATCATTACTTTTTGGTCGTATGTATTATTTGGTAAATTTTATTTTTTTCTTTATACCCTTATTGAGGAATTCATAAACTGGTATATTTTTGCATACCTTATTTTTATGATGATACATACATTACCGTTATGGGCAAAAAGAATGCTTGTATTATGA
- a CDS encoding DUF2029 domain-containing protein encodes MYSTNFQITKFSNYLTKFLNDAGDKFALFISKPSNLDGRIILLLFISFYFIAIYVSSFFMDYDKFWLYLGVFKAETLFMDLNYIISVLDCSSKGYDVLSPNPCTPYHGYFSYPRIWLLFSNLHVSTDSTVGIAIGIITIFYSSIFWLVGRLNINEGIYYGLIMCSPPIMLAVKYCHPDIYIFILCALAVLVVKKKYPAFWAYTFLMLASFLKLYPFATIIAFFNEKKKPSLIAFFILLSIGIIYIFLNLQDIIYISHNLQEKFWSKYVVAEYGCLVLFDFLNYYPFFHYIFSVIPAKIISYTIVAILIFTLIYIIKNQKLNSDLIMGTVQKHLFNFKISASIYIGTFLIGNNYDYKFMFLIFAIPQLLAWVKYNNEIRTITMLVLAGIIITIWSTVLFSKFYFFVWIFIEELINWYIFAYVIYMMIHISPLWARRMLLLSKK; translated from the coding sequence ATGTACTCTACAAATTTTCAAATTACCAAATTTTCAAATTATCTAACTAAGTTTCTTAATGACGCTGGTGATAAATTTGCACTTTTCATCTCAAAACCTTCTAATCTTGATGGCAGAATAATTCTGTTATTATTTATAAGCTTCTATTTTATTGCAATTTATGTTTCATCTTTTTTTATGGATTACGACAAATTCTGGTTGTATTTAGGTGTATTTAAGGCAGAAACTTTGTTTATGGATCTAAACTATATAATCTCAGTTTTAGACTGTTCCAGCAAAGGGTATGATGTATTAAGCCCTAACCCATGTACCCCTTATCATGGATATTTTTCTTATCCAAGAATTTGGCTTCTTTTTTCAAATCTTCATGTGTCGACTGATAGTACTGTTGGTATAGCTATTGGTATTATTACAATATTTTATTCTTCTATTTTTTGGTTAGTTGGTAGATTAAATATTAATGAGGGAATATATTATGGGTTAATAATGTGCTCGCCTCCAATCATGCTGGCAGTAAAATATTGTCATCCTGACATATATATCTTTATATTATGTGCCCTTGCTGTTTTAGTTGTCAAAAAAAAGTATCCTGCTTTTTGGGCATATACATTTTTGATGCTTGCTTCATTTTTAAAGCTTTATCCATTCGCAACAATCATAGCATTTTTTAATGAGAAAAAAAAGCCATCTTTAATCGCTTTTTTTATTTTACTCTCTATTGGTATCATTTATATATTCTTAAACCTGCAGGACATTATTTATATAAGTCATAATCTTCAAGAAAAGTTTTGGTCAAAATATGTTGTGGCAGAATATGGCTGTCTTGTTTTATTTGATTTTTTGAATTACTACCCTTTCTTTCATTATATATTTTCTGTAATCCCTGCAAAAATAATTTCTTACACCATAGTAGCTATACTTATATTCACACTGATATATATCATAAAAAACCAGAAATTAAACTCCGATTTAATAATGGGGACGGTTCAGAAACATTTATTCAATTTTAAGATAAGTGCTTCTATTTATATCGGCACATTTTTGATCGGAAATAATTATGACTATAAATTTATGTTCTTAATATTTGCCATACCCCAGCTATTAGCCTGGGTAAAGTACAACAATGAAATAAGAACCATTACGATGCTTGTACTGGCGGGTATTATCATCACTATTTGGTCAACTGTATTATTTAGTAAATTTTATTTTTTTGTTTGGATCTTTATAGAGGAATTAATAAACTGGTATATTTTTGCATACGTTATTTATATGATGATACATATATCACCTCTATGGGCAAGAAGGATGCTATTATTAAGTAAAAAATGA
- a CDS encoding NAD-dependent epimerase/dehydratase family protein, with protein sequence MHNAGKKAIIAGHTGQDGSYLYKYLHEKGCNIIGIASKSIDTTHHQPGLSKHINIVERESVYKLIDNYQPDEIYYLAAVHQSSIDIQYDESELFKKSIEINLIALINFLEGIKKYSKSTRLFYAASSHIFGNPTESPQNELTPFRPNCIYGITKTAGVNTCHFYRTNYGIMASIGIFYNHESPIRSSKFVSKKIVETAVAIKNKTQHHLVIGDLNAKIDWGYALDYVKAMHKILQLNIADDFIISSGSIHTVGDFVRGVFGYLGLDWSEYVKEDPNLITKKPKKNLYGNNQKLKTMTGWDNTVSFNELIEIMVDAELKKVGSLAPLDK encoded by the coding sequence ATGCATAACGCTGGTAAAAAGGCTATAATAGCCGGCCACACCGGACAAGATGGGAGTTATCTATATAAATACCTCCATGAAAAGGGCTGTAATATTATTGGAATAGCCAGTAAGTCTATTGATACAACTCACCACCAACCGGGTTTGAGCAAACATATTAATATTGTTGAAAGAGAAAGTGTATATAAGCTTATTGATAATTACCAACCAGACGAAATCTATTATTTAGCGGCAGTACATCAGTCTTCAATTGATATTCAATATGATGAATCTGAATTATTTAAAAAAAGTATTGAAATAAATTTAATTGCTCTTATCAACTTTTTAGAAGGAATAAAGAAGTATTCAAAAAGCACCAGGTTATTTTATGCTGCTTCTTCCCACATTTTTGGCAATCCAACTGAAAGTCCCCAAAATGAGCTCACTCCTTTTAGACCAAACTGCATATATGGAATTACCAAAACCGCTGGAGTGAATACCTGCCACTTTTATCGTACTAACTATGGTATTATGGCAAGTATAGGGATATTCTATAATCACGAGTCACCGATTCGCTCATCAAAGTTTGTTTCAAAGAAGATAGTAGAAACAGCAGTTGCTATTAAAAACAAAACACAACACCATCTGGTTATTGGTGATCTTAATGCCAAAATTGATTGGGGATATGCTTTAGATTATGTTAAAGCTATGCACAAAATACTTCAGCTAAATATTGCCGATGATTTTATTATTTCAAGCGGTTCTATTCATACAGTTGGGGATTTTGTTAGAGGGGTTTTTGGATACCTCGGATTAGACTGGTCAGAATATGTAAAAGAGGACCCTAACCTGATCACTAAAAAACCTAAAAAAAATCTTTATGGTAATAATCAAAAACTAAAAACAATGACGGGCTGGGACAATACTGTTAGTTTTAATGAATTAATTGAAATTATGGTTGATGCCGAATTAAAAAAAGTTGGCAGCTTGGCCCCGTTAGATAAATAA
- a CDS encoding glycosyltransferase, which yields MKTLIFIPTYNESENIEQIYNELIELRLNTDILFLDDNSPDGTGKIIDKLVKNSSTTYVIHRSGKLGIGSAHLDGINWALNNHYETLITMDCDFTHSPGYIVDFIKNSTNYDIVIGSRYMQKDSLKSWNLFRKSLTLLGHILTSVLLGMRYDASGAFRLYRLDKINKGIFNLVVSKGYSFFFESLFILHLNNCSIKEIPIHLPARTYGHSKMTIKDMWKSLTYLLSMSIRNLFNKKSLIYSEKTISETLQDWELYWAKKEDSSNIIFDIIARFYRKFILKNILNHFIKKHFTRDQEVLHAGCGSGQVDVDIATYIHITALDISTTALSIYKSIHKNKCKIVHGSIFNLPFENETFDGIYNLGVMEHFTEEEIHQILLEFKRVLKPDAIMVILWPPTFGLTVMVLDIAHFVLNKILKRNIKLHPDEITRVKSQAHVKNIFEKAGFALQAYYFGSRDFFTQAVIVVQKVK from the coding sequence ATGAAGACACTGATTTTTATCCCTACTTACAACGAGTCTGAAAATATTGAACAAATCTATAATGAGTTAATTGAACTTCGGCTTAATACCGACATTTTATTCTTAGATGATAACTCCCCTGATGGAACGGGAAAAATTATTGATAAATTGGTTAAAAATTCATCAACTACATACGTTATTCACCGTTCAGGAAAACTTGGCATAGGCAGTGCACATCTTGATGGTATAAATTGGGCGCTTAATAATCATTATGAGACGCTTATTACGATGGATTGCGATTTTACGCATTCGCCAGGCTATATAGTTGATTTTATCAAAAACTCAACCAACTACGATATAGTAATTGGCTCACGTTATATGCAAAAAGATAGTCTAAAATCCTGGAATTTATTCAGAAAATCACTTACGTTATTAGGTCATATTCTCACCTCTGTATTATTAGGTATGCGATATGACGCAAGTGGAGCTTTCCGTCTTTATCGGCTCGACAAAATTAATAAAGGGATTTTTAACTTAGTTGTTTCCAAAGGTTACTCTTTCTTTTTCGAGAGTCTTTTTATTTTGCATCTAAACAATTGTTCAATAAAAGAAATTCCTATTCATTTACCAGCCCGCACATATGGGCATTCTAAAATGACAATCAAAGATATGTGGAAAAGTCTTACATATTTATTAAGTATGTCAATTAGAAATTTGTTCAACAAAAAGTCCTTAATCTATAGCGAAAAAACTATCTCAGAAACTTTACAAGATTGGGAACTTTATTGGGCAAAAAAAGAGGACTCCAGCAATATTATATTCGATATTATCGCTAGATTCTACCGAAAGTTCATTCTCAAAAACATCCTTAATCATTTCATTAAAAAGCATTTCACCCGAGACCAGGAAGTACTACATGCGGGATGTGGAAGTGGGCAGGTAGATGTAGATATAGCAACATATATCCATATCACTGCTTTAGATATTTCTACTACTGCGTTGAGTATTTATAAAAGTATACATAAAAATAAATGCAAAATAGTACACGGCAGTATTTTCAATCTTCCATTTGAAAATGAAACTTTTGATGGTATTTATAATCTCGGTGTGATGGAACATTTTACAGAAGAAGAAATTCACCAAATTCTACTTGAATTTAAGCGTGTACTTAAACCTGATGCTATAATGGTTATTCTTTGGCCGCCTACATTTGGTTTAACTGTGATGGTACTGGATATTGCTCATTTTGTACTTAATAAAATATTGAAAAGAAATATCAAACTTCATCCTGATGAAATTACGAGAGTAAAATCTCAGGCACATGTAAAAAATATATTTGAGAAGGCAGGATTCGCTTTGCAAGCGTATTATTTTGGTAGTAGAGACTTTTTTACGCAAGCTGTGATTGTGGTTCAAAAAGTTAAATGA
- a CDS encoding class I SAM-dependent methyltransferase produces the protein MYKTEFPCPICGVNDIDVVCPDDIGNEKVTFNYDFSKKHNLTYRIVRCKKCTHCYASPRPKDIYKNYIDVVDEAYLANETQYLATFRKGLKKINDYIPSGRLLDVGCSTGIFLTAAKEFYQVEGIELSNWAASIARKKGFNIYKCKLGEMNMNSLYDIVTMWGVIEHFEYPDKEIKNISKLLREGGIVCLWTGDISSCPARLLGKKWWYYQGQHIQMFSKKSIIKLFEDNGFKLLNMSIYPYVMTMKSISKSLARYPLIHRFTKPILSSKFLSDKMITIKVPGEMFAIFKKK, from the coding sequence ATGTATAAAACTGAGTTCCCCTGTCCGATATGCGGAGTAAATGACATAGATGTAGTTTGCCCTGATGATATTGGAAATGAGAAAGTAACATTTAATTATGATTTCTCTAAAAAGCACAATCTTACTTATCGAATTGTAAGATGCAAAAAATGTACGCATTGCTATGCTTCTCCACGGCCAAAAGATATTTATAAAAATTACATAGATGTAGTAGATGAGGCTTATCTTGCCAATGAAACACAGTATTTAGCAACTTTTCGTAAAGGATTAAAAAAAATTAATGATTATATTCCTTCCGGCCGATTACTCGATGTTGGCTGCTCAACCGGAATCTTTTTAACTGCTGCAAAAGAATTTTATCAGGTTGAAGGTATTGAATTATCAAATTGGGCAGCATCAATAGCTCGTAAAAAAGGGTTTAATATCTATAAGTGCAAATTAGGTGAGATGAATATGAATTCGTTATACGATATTGTAACCATGTGGGGGGTAATTGAACATTTTGAATATCCGGATAAAGAGATAAAAAATATTTCAAAATTGCTGAGAGAAGGGGGGATTGTTTGTTTATGGACTGGCGACATTAGTTCATGTCCAGCAAGATTATTAGGTAAAAAATGGTGGTATTATCAAGGACAACACATTCAAATGTTTTCAAAAAAATCTATTATTAAATTATTTGAAGACAATGGGTTCAAATTATTAAATATGAGTATTTACCCTTACGTAATGACAATGAAATCTATTAGTAAATCACTGGCACGTTATCCATTGATCCATCGCTTTACAAAACCGATATTATCCAGCAAATTTTTATCTGATAAAATGATCACTATTAAAGTACCAGGTGAAATGTTTGCGATATTTAAAAAAAAATGA
- a CDS encoding glycosyltransferase has protein sequence MKILHINTFDQWGGAEQFALNFVHHSKMDSCLLCKTKYNVSPKVYCFPKNILDHCLAFSDKVIWKLNIKKNFREIFFLGDEFHFTYKKLKDNPYYKECDIVHLHNIHGSYFDIESLLLIAKDKYIVWTLHDMWIMTGGEAYTFENDNYKIGIGTTPYIANYPLNNPVIDRRQHFLQKKKSILKQIAPKLLITIPSRWLKDCFTNSFVYNNNNINVKHLPYGIDLDIFNNEKVKKWKIPRIIFFNANSPFKGSNIFLQIFKEIQSPFYLINIGQSFPGSLQNKNCEKILNLGFINSRRRLAYLYNLSDILVFPSLADNFPITILEAMACGVCVIGSKLGGIVELLEFDNGILFESQNEEDLLSKINATIANLYKTREIGMNATSVVKEKYDVKKMYANYADLYDSLLAAKQL, from the coding sequence ATGAAAATACTTCATATTAATACTTTTGATCAATGGGGTGGCGCTGAACAGTTTGCACTTAATTTTGTGCATCACAGCAAAATGGATAGTTGTTTACTTTGTAAAACAAAATATAATGTTTCCCCGAAAGTTTATTGTTTTCCTAAAAATATTTTAGATCATTGTCTGGCATTTTCTGATAAAGTAATTTGGAAATTAAATATAAAAAAAAACTTTAGAGAAATTTTCTTTTTGGGTGATGAGTTTCATTTCACATATAAAAAACTAAAAGATAATCCCTATTACAAGGAATGTGATATAGTACACCTACATAATATACATGGAAGTTATTTTGATATAGAGAGCTTGCTATTAATAGCAAAAGATAAATACATCGTTTGGACGCTGCATGACATGTGGATCATGACCGGTGGTGAAGCTTATACATTTGAGAACGATAATTATAAAATTGGCATAGGAACCACACCTTATATAGCGAATTATCCTCTAAATAACCCTGTTATTGATCGCAGACAACATTTTTTGCAGAAAAAAAAGAGTATATTAAAACAAATAGCTCCTAAATTGTTAATAACTATTCCTTCTCGATGGCTAAAAGATTGCTTTACCAATTCATTTGTATATAATAATAATAATATTAATGTTAAACACCTTCCCTATGGAATAGATCTTGATATTTTCAACAATGAAAAGGTTAAAAAATGGAAAATTCCCCGAATAATTTTCTTTAATGCCAATTCTCCTTTTAAAGGGAGCAACATTTTTTTACAAATCTTTAAAGAAATTCAATCCCCTTTTTATTTAATCAATATTGGTCAATCATTTCCAGGTTCGCTTCAAAACAAAAATTGTGAGAAAATCTTAAATCTGGGATTCATTAACAGTAGAAGACGATTAGCTTATCTTTATAATTTATCAGATATTTTAGTATTTCCATCCCTTGCTGATAACTTTCCGATTACGATATTAGAAGCCATGGCATGCGGTGTTTGTGTCATTGGTTCTAAGCTCGGTGGTATAGTTGAATTACTGGAGTTTGACAACGGCATTTTATTCGAAAGCCAAAATGAAGAAGACTTGCTCTCGAAAATAAATGCTACCATAGCTAATTTGTATAAAACCAGGGAAATAGGAATGAATGCTACAAGCGTTGTAAAAGAAAAATATGATGTTAAAAAAATGTATGCAAATTATGCTGATTTATACGATTCTTTACTGGCTGCAAAGCAACTCTGA